The Leptodactylus fuscus isolate aLepFus1 chromosome 1, aLepFus1.hap2, whole genome shotgun sequence nucleotide sequence ACACGAACGATCTCAGAATCTTCCACCGCTTTTTCGGGGAGGTTTGTGATACAGACAAACTTTTCATAAATTGTGGGAGTGATCTGTAGCCGGAAAAGAGGGATCACAGAATAATTAATTATGCATAAAAATGTAATAGTGGGAAGAAGAGAAAACACAAAAGTTAACAGGCAAAACTTTCCAAGTCTACATCTACATTCTGTACAGCATCAGTGTTTGTGTGCTggcagacactgatgctgaggagtCTGCAATTCCAGAAGATTCTACACTCTCCTTCCTTAGGCTATGTTTACATTtacattttgtgttgtttttgaAGGATCCATTGCTTGTGTGATTTTACGATCACCTTGTGTGCTCTTCTCTCTACAGGGCCTATGTgatgtgtgtcccccccccccccccgatgacaTGTGACACTAGTCCTCCATTCACAGAGCGGAGTTTGGGACCCGCAGAAATTGCACATTTATCAAGGTGATGGTAAGAACATCCCTTTAATGGAAGAAGAGAAAAGTTACCTTGTAAGAAGACTGCTCGATGAGATCAGCAAAGATGAGGTCCTGGGGAGAAGTAAGAAATGACGGGATAAACAAATTATACAAAACTGCCAAATGATGGCGGCAGACAACACCCACTACCTACGTCACTTCGAATCATATGACCTGCGGGTTGTGACATTTCAAGGTAGGCGTCATAAAAATAAAGTTCCCGTCATCAGTGTATGATGTGAAATCCAATCTGTCCTAAACATGCGTTTTTGGGAGAGTTCTCACCTCATCAGTTAGGTCCTTGTATCTTGACGCCATGCTGATGGCCAACAGATTCCCGCTCAGGTACTTTGGGAAAACGCTGTAATACTTAATCATTGAATTGACAGAATTTCTATTGGTCAGCTTGAGGTAGGCCTGCATGGACACATAAAGAAGAAGCGTAAGATAATGCGTACAGACCTCTGTACATGAGCAGTGACAATATACATGGGCTCATAGTCAGGGTATTTAGCGGTTTTTCCCTCTCCGGGCTTCTAATTCTCAGTTCTCTTTGAGCCGGAGGGTGCGGAGACAACACAGAGAGGAAACTCTGCTTCGtcattcagggctcgttcacatctgcgcattgtgtccgttctgcaggtttccatttcctgcacaaaacagaggcaggagacggaaacctgcaagactctttctcacccattcatttgaatgcgtgagaaagctgtccggccgtgagtgttttatgctctccgccgcgaaatctttttttttttttaatccggaccgcggcataaaacgctcaccgccggacccggtctgtgctttccgtcttcttgcattcagaagacggaaaccacagaacggagacccgaacgcaggtgtgaacctagcgtcagaagtATACAGGACACGATaaagaagtactgacctgtactgaGGTCAATAAAGCACTTAAGCTGAGCTAGAAGCTGCAGCTCACTCCTCCCCCCTCCATAGATGTCTATGTAATCTGATGTCTATGTACTGAGGTCAATAAAGCACTTGGGCTAAGCTAGAAGCTGCAGCTCACtcctcccccctccatagacGCCTATGTACTGAGGTCAATTAAGCACTTGGGATAAGATAGAAGCTGAAACGAAAAATCAATATGGggacagaaaaccccttaaatgtGACTACAATAAGGTGAGCATATAGAATCAGGATCACATCGTGAGCAGGGGAGCAAGTCCTGATCTATCGATAGACCCGAGACCAGACTTGCCTTTTTGTGGTTGGCAGCGATGAGAACGTCATTGACCCCGCCGAATGGTTTGGCCAGGTTGGTGATTTCGTCCACTGTGTACTGCGCCTCGGGGAGGTTGGAGATCAGTACGACACATTTCTCGTTTTGCTGTAAGCGGAAGTTCACACGTTACATCTACACTGCATAAAGGACAATATACACAGAGCAATGAAACAGGCCACCTACCTTATGGGGGGGCTCATCCAGCATGTAGCTCTTGATAAAACCTGGAGGAACATCTGGAATAAGACAACATGAAAACTTCTGCTCAGTAATGAAGTCCTTTACCTCATGTACATACAAAACGGCATAGTACTAACAAAGCACACAATGTGCCCGTGGCCAGTTACCTGGCTCAGGTTTGGGCTGCTCTGGCACGTTCTGATCTTTTTCTTCTTTCTGCGGGAGATCTGTAAACAGACAGACTATATAAGTAACGTACAATTCACATTGACCAACATTTACGTCCGAGAGTATAGTCTTTCCAATGTCCAGTAATCGTAACAAAAACCAAAATGATATACCCCGTAATGGGGAGCAGATACACCATAGGTAATGGGATTCTATAGAACATCTGCATCTTCTAACGTGACATAGAAGGAGGGAGACAACCAGTGGCTAGTGACATGGCTAGTAACCTACCTTTCTTTTCAGGAGATTTATCAGGCTCTGCCTTTAATCTGGAAGAGAAAAAGTAATCCTGTAAACGGAGAAGACGCGAgctactctgtatactgtatatcacacagcGCCCAACATCACTTACTTTGTGCTCTTCTCAGGGGCCTTCGCAGGTTTCTGTAAAGAAAAGTCAGGCAGAAGATTTTAGAGTTTCCATCGTGATGAATATTCCAGAATTTTATACTATATATTGTACAACGTGTAGTCATTCAGCCCTATTCATGTGTGTGACTACTCACTTTGCTCTGGCCGGCCATGGCCAGTGTGACGCGTTGCTGGTTTATCATGACTGGCGTTGACTCGCTGAACTTGACCGCCGCCGAGGCCGCTTCTCTAAAGTTCATTTCGATGAACGCCTTCAAAACAGTATCAGGAACAGAGGTAGGGTAGGTTATGTGTGAACAGACAAGACGCAGAAGTCTACGCAGGTCCTCGGTATCAGACTAGAATGGCAAGTGCGCGGTTCTCACCAGCCAACACCTTCACTGGGATCTGCTGCACTACTGGAAGTCCAAGACTTCCAACGAGAACTTGCACGTACATTACGTTTTCCCCCAAGACTTATTAATTGAAGCCTTCTCCTCAAGATAGGTTGACTGAAAATGTGCAGATTTCAGACACCCCCGAACACCCACAGACCAACTCTCTGAAGCAGCAGCGCTCCCTGAGCGCCCCTTCTACTACATGTGCCAAGCTGCAGTGCCCACCCAAACACTTCTGGCATCATTTTCATCTACACAATAGGGCTGTACAGAATTTCTTCCACTTTGGTTCCCACTGACTGAGGACAACTAAACTGAGCTGGTGCGCTGCACATCTTCTCATCATTGAGGATTGGCCATGACGGACCTTCCTGAAACCCACCCACCACATACTGCCTGCAGGATGTTATAGAATACAAACAGGAGTAGGACCCGCCTGTCAGACTCTTGACaatctattagggttgagcgatcgggaaagattggatccgatcagcgatcaagcaaatttcacgatcagctggaaaatgattgaaaattggattttaaagaggacctttcaccaccccaagcctgtgcagttttctgcctcatgttatagatgcagctgcacagactGAGGCACTTTGCAATATCTCTGTAGCCCCCTCTTTGTGGAGCTCTGAGCCCCCCGTTATTTCTGGCGCACTATATGctaattaaccccttcactgtcagaagggcgttcctgacactgaaGAGAGCAGATACGTCAGTCTGACTGACCCGGAGAAGCGATACAGGCCAAGTATTGAAGCAGATGAAGGAGAAcgtcagtgacatcactacaggtAAAAAGAAACCcttaagcaatgagcataagtgccctgtagcccctatacaacgagaaGTAACCCCTAGTAGCCTCTatacgagcattaacccctaattGCCCCTatacgagcattaacccctagtaGCCTCTATACGAGcattagcccctaggcaatgagcattaacccctaatagcccctaggcaatgagcagtaGCCTCTAGCAACAAGCAGTAATCCctaatagcccctaggcaatttGCTAGGGGCTACTGCTCATCTCCTAGGGCTATcaagggttaatgctcattgcctaggggctaatgCTTGTTGCTAGGGGCTACTGCTCGTTTCCTAGGGGCTATcaagggttaatgctcattgcctaggggctaatgCTTGTTGCTAGGGGCTACTGCTCGTTTCCTAGGGGCTATcaagggttaatgctcattgcctaggggctaatgctcgttgtatagagGCTACTAGAGGTTAATGCTTGTTGTATAGGGGCtactaggggttaatgctcgttgtatagagGCTACTAGAGGTTAATGCTTGTTGTATAGGGGCtactaggggttaatgctcgttgtataggggctattaggggttaatgctcgttgtataggggtaattaggggttaatgctcattgcctaggggctaatgctcgttgtatagagGCTACTAGAGGTTAATGCTTGTTGTATAGGGGCtactaggggttaatgctcattgtataggggctattaggggttaatgctcgttgtataggggtaattaggggttaatgctcattgtatAGGGGCTACAGGGCatttatgctcattgcttaggggtttctttacttacctgcagtgatgtcactgacgtTCTCCTTCAATACTCTGCCTAGATCACTTCTCCGAGTCTTCTGTGCAGTCCTGTGAAGAGAAGGCTGCGTGATCTCCCGAGATCAGGCTGCTGAAGCAgctcctctgctaattggacagtgtcagactgacttagtctcagaaacgcccttctgacagtgaacggCTTAATTAGCATATAGTGCGCCAAAAataacggggctcagagctccacaACGAGGGGGGCTACAGAGATAATGCAAAGTGCCCCCGAGTCTGTGCTGCTGCGCCTGTAACATGCTGCAGAAAACGGCACAGgcttggggtggtgaaaggtctctttaaaaatgatcctgaaatctcaagatcggctcaaccctactcatgtatatatcattaatagggttgagcgatcgggaaagatcagatcccgatcggcgattcagcaaatttcgcgatcggctggaaaatgatcgaaaatcggattttaaaaacgatcctgaaatcttaagatcggctcaaccctacaatcTATCCTAAGGATCCATCATCAATTATTAAGCTTTGAAATCCCCCTCAGCACCTCCAGGAGTCTTAACGTGATGTTTGCGTTAACCTACCTCATTTTTCGAGCGAACAATAAGTATATCGCAGATTTTTCCGAAGGGCTGGAAAATTTTCAGGATGTCTTGGTCGGTGTAGCCACTGTCTGGCAGGTTGGTGACGTGAATAACCTTAGGGTTACTATTACTTGTGAActgccaaacaaaaaaaaatactcaattaaaaagaggaaaaaaaaaacaaaacaaaaacataccaCAAAGTAAAGTACAAAAATACACAATAGGGCACAGATACTTTAGTAAAGTCATGGCCAAGTGAGTTTGACTGGGACTAGTGTCACATGACCAAATTTTTGGTCATGTGACAATAGTCAAGGCCTAAGTGGTTGTGTAGTCCGCCATAAATGAATAGGCAAAACTCAGAACCTCGCTCCTACCTTATTCAAAGGGTTAAACGGATCTTTCATGCCGGCTGATTTCTTTCCGGAGGAATTGCTTGGGGTGCTCTTTTTGGCTGCTGTGCTTACTGAAGGCTTCTTGGAATTGGAGTTGCCAGGAGCAGGTTTTTTAGGGGCAGGGTTGGTAGACCCAGGCTTTCGTGGTGCGCTACTGCTGCCAGATTTTTTATCGGAGTTATTGCTGTTGCTACTACTGGGCTTCTTAGAAGAGCTGCTGGAACTGGAGGTACTGCCTGGCCGAGGAGTAGAACCGCCCTGTTTCTTTGGAGCAGGGGCACTACTGGCTGGCTTCTTATTTTTCACATTAGTACTGGTTGGCTTGGGATTCGGTTTCTTGCCATTGTTTGATGGTTTTGCAGACTTGGCCTTGTCACCACTTTTCAGTTTGGTGGACTCTATGAAACTTTGCACGGCTGCGTCCACAGCCCTCTTATCTGCAAGAGTAATCAAACACGTGTTATATAGTTTCACCTGAGAGTAAGCCCTGACAAGTGGCGCCAATCCATTAATGTCTCACCAGGAGAAGTGCTATGAGAGGAGCGCCTGTATCTTCTAGGAGATCGTGAGCGGCGTGGAGACCTCTGCCCCCGGCGTGGACTACGAGACCTCCTCGGACTATATCGAGCTCTACGCGGACTCCGGCTCCGAGACCTTCTACTGGAAGATCTTGGGCTGCGTGAACGTGATTTACGTACTCTGTGCCTCGATCCAGACCTTCTGGATCTCCGAGGGCTGACACTTTTAGACTTTGAGCTCTTAGCGGTTGGGTCATCTTTCTTGCCTTCATTCCTAGAGTAACAATACATGACTATTAGGTACCGGACAACATCCAGGATCCACCCCTGAATTTAGGACATGCTTAATTTCTTACCTTACAGAAGATAGGACTTGTGGGTTCCAGTCAGGATACCTGTTTACAAGGCAGGAACAAATAGGTTAAAGTGAAGCCTTCAACGACAACGACTTAACCACTCCctttaataatatttattatcaCTTGCACAGGGAGCCTGGGGGTGGGATTCATTTTGGTATACCATTAAGGCCATGGTCACATACTGGGgagaagctgctttttttttttttgcagtggtttttaaGATCAAAGCCAGCAAGTAGAtatagcagaaaggagaagtaccgtatatactcgagtataggcagagtttttcagcacactttttgtgctgaaaaagtccgcctcggcttatactcgggttattacagcaatatcatagttacagacctggcatccagacaccgggcgggtgctgggccgcagcattgccacgctcctggtAGTAGCGTGGCGATGctattcatttcaaactgcagaagtacttacagtacttctgctagcagggccggAGCACATGAACTCCAatatctccgctgtaagagttacagcggagatgtctTCTGCGGGTAGTGCTGGAAGCCTCCGAGGAGAATCGCTGCAGGGAAGTGGCAGGCGCCGCCATGTCCCttgagagaggagggagagggcACGACCACTCTCTCGAGGGCGGCCCTGAaccgctgagggagatcccctgccgccggcaggagcactgaggccggacctgaaggggaactgcgtcTGGCCACCGGTAGAAGCGCCGAGGTGAGTCCCTGgcagccggggattcccctcagcgctcctgctggCCACCGGCCACTGTTCCTCTTTGGGTCTGACAAGCTGAGGTTCTCATTCAGGTCCGCCCCTCAGCGCTCatgccagggattcccctcagagcttCTGTAAAGTCTCCccgcttgcagtgcttttcttttgcaggctactctatgcagcctgcaaaagaaatgacgatttttgcaatgtattgcaatgcattagtgatcagaccccctggggtctaataaaaaaaataacaattaaaaattcaaatcctccccctttccctagaacacatataatgaATAACTAATACTGttaacactgtgaaacacatacacgttaggtgtccctgtgtccgaACACGCccgttctacaaatctataaaaatagttttcttgtacggtaaacgctgtagcgggaaaaaaaaaagtcgtctaactgcccctttcctgagactgtttttttttttcccccaacacttggaattcagcctgactacagccaggctgaatatagggtatctgcagtgctccgattccgtcagaaaggggttaataggagccacgcagataccctatattcagccagactgaattccaagtgggggaaaaaaacccagttctcaagctcagggaaggggcagacagacaaccaaaacaccccttccccagcacccgaaaactccggccattttaatttttgaaattttccagtagctgctgcatccccccccccccccccccggcttatactcaagtcaataaagtcttcccagttttttatttttataggtaaaattaggggcctcagcctaTTTTCGTGTCGgcctatactcaagtatatacggtacaagaTTTCCCAAGACTATGCAACAAAACTCACAGCTTTTCTGATAAGATCACCCACTGTTTGCCGCTACAGAATGGCTGGTGATATACCGCAGGGGTGAAATGCATTGGATTTATACAACCTGGGTTACCCGCATAGGAAACTGCCCATGACACCCAACGCACAAGCCCTCGGTGGGTCTGCTGCAGGATATGCTGCTGCAAACTCAGACTATGGCTTTACACTATaaaatccactttttttttttgttcattatttTTGCAGCAATGCTCAAAACATATATTGATCTTACTGTTGACGTAGGTTCCGACAGCTTTCAATGTGTGACGAGTTATTCTGGTGTTTAATCCAATCCTAAacaagaagggagaggagaataGTTATGGTGGGGCTACTAGTGGTAAACGCATTATTAGGGGGTGTCTTGGCTTTCAATGTGAGGTGTTAAAAATGCATGCCAGCTGTAGCCATGTTCTCTTGGGAAGGTAAAGGACAGCCTTAGGCCTCAAGCACACAACAGTCTCTGCAGCCCCTGGCCCATCAGAAGGGGGATCCAGTGACATTCTGCTCAATATAGAGATCAGATTGAAACTGACCCCCTACTGAAATTAACAGAGCACATCAGGCACTCTGAGGTCACCCGGGTACTTTCCATTATAAACAAAATTGGGGCCTTCTTGGCCTGTGTGCATGAGGCGCAAGTGCCAGTGCAAGGTCTACCGCGGTGTTCACCTCTGGGGTGTCACCATTATTGAATAAAGGGGCTATCACCATTCGAAAAAACACAATTCTCCCGACACACGAAAAACAGTCCACTCCAAAACAACGTGTATatccagtagaaaaaaaaaggaaaaaatacacaTCCCTCGCCTTCAATGACTTACAGGCCTAGGACAAACTAGTTATCGCCAAGTAAAAACCCCAGACAGGGTTTATGCTAATGTTTGCAGTGATGTTTCCCAAACTTACCTCTTTCCAACACACATAAACCCCCAATTGTGGCACAAAACGTTAACAGTCTCTATAAAACGGTGTACTAATAGTACTGGGGATCTCTGAGTCTTCCCACAGTCTTCACGACTTGGCCACTTCATCCACACCGCTGAGCGCCTCATTTAACCAGGACGTGGGGCCCTCACAACTTCGACGGCTTCATCTTCAAGGTTCTTCACATCTTTTTCTTTCTTGAAGGGTAGAGGCCGGTGTCGACACTTCCAATAGTCTTCATTTAACCTCCCTCCTCCTTTACCCAGTATTAAATCTAAATCCCACAACAATGACAGAGTTTGCATCCTTCTCCAGGTTTAATGTGCAATATACTATTCCTCTAGACCTTGGCAAACATCTACATCAACTGAACACACAAGAAATAAGCCCCACTGGACCAGAAAGCCGCAGTTTAAAGGTAGCACTATGATGTACAAGGGTTGTGGGCAGTAAAGGGTCAATAAACACGCTACATGTGCCCCGTGAGGTCCTAGACAAAGTAGCGGGCTCACGTTCCACTGAATGATGCTTTCTATGATGGGTAATAGTGGTCATAACTAACTGCGTAGCATGCATACACTGAATGTTATATACATACAAACATGAAACACTCACCTTCAAGTGTCTACATTCTACGTTACACAGTGAACAGATATGAGGAAATATCCGAGGAGAAGCAGCGTAGTAATCGTTCATCATGGAAGGAGTCGGCAGTCTCTTCATTTTCTGAGTTTCCTCTTGTGACAAGCCTGGTACCCAGCCTCCTTTGCCAGACGTAGGTGCTTCAGCAGGGGGTTGTTGGTAGGGGGCTTTGCCCACGCCAGTGACGACCTGGACCGCTGCCTGTAATTCTGCTTTTACGGGAGTGGCTACATCTGGGGTGGCGATGGCGTCAGTCTTAATACTGATCACGGGGCTCTCTACTTTAGTTGCTGAGACTTCGACAGGTGCATTAGGCTCTTCACCGACTAAAGTCTTATTGTTGGATCTGTCAAGCTTCGAAATTGGCCACGAAGGTTTACGGCTTCCAGATATTGTGGGAATTTTGTTATCCATTCCTTTTTCAGGAGTTTTCTCTGGCTTCGTATTTTTGGGTGCTACAGACTCTTTGGGAACTGGTGGAAGTTTTTGCTCAGTTCTGGGCGGTTCAAAAGCTTGTGCGGGTGTAGCGGTGTCATTAAACTGGTACTTGCTGGAATGTCCATAATCTATAACTTTACTGGGCAGCACTTCACTTCCTGGTCTTCTTCCCGCAGCTTGATCGGGCATTGGTGTCGTACGATTCATTTTACGTAATCTGATGTCTCTTAAGATGCCCGGCATGTTGGATGGAGTCAACTGATCATCGGGATAGCGGCTCAGCTCTTCCAGGTCTTCATTTGATAAGCCAAAACTTTCTAAAATGCTCGAGGCACTTTCGTTTGTGTAGCGATTTGGGGGATTCGCGACTTGCTCAAGTGGGGAACCGCCCTGGATGGGTTTCATTCCCATTTCTTGACCAACATTTCCAAATACATTGAGGTTATCCCATTGTTTCTCCTTCACGAGATGTGCAGGTTCTTGTAAAGGTGCTTTAGGTTTCCCCATCATGCGATCTGAGGCATGTGTCAAAACACGATTCACTATGGAAGGAATTTCTTGATGCTGGGATGGCATTCTTGGTTGTCCTTGATGCATGGGGCCACTTGGGTTCGGAAACCGCTGGGGTAAAATTTGTGGACCCATGAGTCTCTCAGAAGGTGTATGCATTGGTGATCTGATGGGCACTCCTTTCATTCCAATTGGCTCTGTATTTCCACCAAAGGATCCAGTATTGTCCATGGTTCTCATGCCAAATCCTTGACTCTTCATTTCTGGGAGGAAacccattcctcctcctcctccaccaccacctcctcctccccctccttgaTTCATGCCTGAAAGGTTCATTCGATTTAGATTCATATTGGGCTGATTCATATTCATATTGGGCTGATTCATTCCAGAAAGACCGAGGTTTTGAAGACCCATTCCAGGATGGCCCATACGTTGGTGGTTTATGCCGGGATGGTTCATACTAGAGAGATTTATGTTGGGCTGGTTCATACTGGATAGATTCATGCTTGATTGGTTCATACTGGACAGGCCCATGTTTGGTTGGTTCATGCTGGAGAGGCTCAAGTTTGGTTGGTTCATGGGAGACAAACCCATAGGTGACATATTCATTCCAGACATATTCATTCCTGACATATTTAATCCAGGATGGTTCATTCCCGGCTGGTTCATAGGACCATGGCCCATTGGCCTCGGTCCTGGAAATCCTCCACGGTTAAACATGGTGTGGGCAGTGCTCAATTTCAACAAAGCTTGATTTAACAAAGCATAAATTGGGGAAGTATTGTTCGAAGTGACAGAAGTCAAATGATGAAGGGCCAACTGAGTCTTAATCTGGGCAAGCTGCAAATGAGGAAGGCTCAAGAGGATTGGACTAGAAACTCCAAAGTTCAAGGTATTCGCAACTGGAGCGCAATTTTCCAAGAACAACACAAAGCTGAAATTTAAAACACAGATTATTAGATTTTCATCTTTTCAATCTTCATACAGTGGGTACAACCAGAGATGGATATACTGTAAGAAATAACAGCCCATACACAAAGCTGGCTGATCTGAGGAAGCCTTAACCAGTTTTCTTTTCAGGAATGGAGGTTAACACCACATTAGATTGTGTAATAAACCAGTCAACAGCGTGCGGTCCTCTGACAATATAGCACCTTATACATTAACACTGCATTTGCTACGTTCAGAAAACCACAGTAGTCACGAGaattataaaacaaaataaagtgacaaaaaaaaaaagaaaaaaagagaaacccTTTATTCTGGCTACAGCCAAAACATGGACGGCTGGATGCAACGGCACAAGTTACAAGCTATATTGTCAGGGGTTGATGTCCAATGATCGGTCATGTTTGATTTGCCAAAATACATAACTGTTACACCAATTTTGCTCTCTTGTAAACCAATCTGAGACTCTTTACCAACCGGGACGTATTTATTAAAATTAAGATAAGATGCCATCTTGAAGGTCAATAACTAGGGACACAAGCAGGTGCCATGTTGTAGAGAAAGTTCGGAGCAAATAGGATCAACTTTTGCTTCATTAAGGACAAGACCCCAACACTGGAAATAACCCACTGATTCATCTCCCAAAAAGCATATTCTAGAGATCTCCACGGTCATATATTTGAGCTTTCTTGGCATGGCGCAGAAACTACCACCAACCACTACCAGCTTACTCCAGGGCTGCTCAGGGATGGTGGTGAAGTCTAGTCTAGGGCAGAAGAAAAGGTGACATCTAAAGAACACAATACAGAAAATGGAAAAAGTTTCCAAGGCATAAACATTGATGACCTGGAATCCCCATAGAGCAGCTGACCAAAGCCGCAGTGAGCACTGCTTCCGCATTACAGGCCATACGACATAGTCATGCTGCCTGCATACACCTTAATCCCATTCGACTGAAGGGACCTGAGCTGCAGTATTAAGCAGAGCAGCTATACGATGTAAGGGGTCACAGTGCTTTATCCGAATCCTGCGGTCTCTTCCAATCGCTGATCCTGGGGTACCAGGTGTCCAAACCCACCATTGATGACCTACGCCAAGAATAGGTCATACTGGAGTCTTAGTCTCTCCTCCAG carries:
- the ZNF638 gene encoding zinc finger protein 638 isoform X1, with the protein product MQQNNEISEGKECVVHCDGGDPQVNHGQRPLDPRQSFVLFLENCAPVANTLNFGVSSPILLSLPHLQLAQIKTQLALHHLTSVTSNNTSPIYALLNQALLKLSTAHTMFNRGGFPGPRPMGHGPMNQPGMNHPGLNMSGMNMSGMNMSPMGLSPMNQPNLSLSSMNQPNMGLSSMNQSSMNLSSMNQPNINLSSMNHPGINHQRMGHPGMGLQNLGLSGMNQPNMNMNQPNMNLNRMNLSGMNQGGGGGGGGGGGGGMGFLPEMKSQGFGMRTMDNTGSFGGNTEPIGMKGVPIRSPMHTPSERLMGPQILPQRFPNPSGPMHQGQPRMPSQHQEIPSIVNRVLTHASDRMMGKPKAPLQEPAHLVKEKQWDNLNVFGNVGQEMGMKPIQGGSPLEQVANPPNRYTNESASSILESFGLSNEDLEELSRYPDDQLTPSNMPGILRDIRLRKMNRTTPMPDQAAGRRPGSEVLPSKVIDYGHSSKYQFNDTATPAQAFEPPRTEQKLPPVPKESVAPKNTKPEKTPEKGMDNKIPTISGSRKPSWPISKLDRSNNKTLVGEEPNAPVEVSATKVESPVISIKTDAIATPDVATPVKAELQAAVQVVTGVGKAPYQQPPAEAPTSGKGGWVPGLSQEETQKMKRLPTPSMMNDYYAASPRIFPHICSLCNVECRHLKDWIKHQNNSSHIESCRNLRQQYPDWNPQVLSSVRNEGKKDDPTAKSSKSKSVSPRRSRRSGSRHRVRKSRSRSPRSSSRRSRSRSPRRARYSPRRSRSPRRGQRSPRRSRSPRRYRRSSHSTSPDKRAVDAAVQSFIESTKLKSGDKAKSAKPSNNGKKPNPKPTSTNVKNKKPASSAPAPKKQGGSTPRPGSTSSSSSSSKKPSSSNSNNSDKKSGSSSAPRKPGSTNPAPKKPAPGNSNSKKPSVSTAAKKSTPSNSSGKKSAGMKDPFNPLNKFTSNSNPKVIHVTNLPDSGYTDQDILKIFQPFGKICDILIVRSKNEAFIEMNFREAASAAVKFSESTPVMINQQRVTLAMAGQSKKPAKAPEKSTKLKAEPDKSPEKKDLPQKEEKDQNVPEQPKPEPDVPPGFIKSYMLDEPPHKQNEKCVVLISNLPEAQYTVDEITNLAKPFGGVNDVLIAANHKKAYLKLTNRNSVNSMIKYYSVFPKYLSGNLLAISMASRYKDLTDEDLIFADLIEQSSYKITPTIYEKFVCITNLPEKAVEDSEIVRVGLRFGKVEHHVVFSNKRKAILHLHTSSAAKAMHSFLTQYPCNIGENVIQCSLPSKTKLSEDEYITYIEEDKPSSESNTEKMETETAEAKKPDLKEEKEPTDKESEVKAVSSAPVSQTEMDVDPTEDKGASAPPSTKDDEDTDKSPEQVPDKPSSSEPISSMYSFVATEEDDEEEAAEAPEAPDTSPLCIQTEPEIKPHEPYPVSEPQMSDALDVLVSVESDEEECEEQPHFIIVSNQGPQPVPVVETNKVLDTETSADKGPSDRPESEGKDAGKEDGKNAKTEQSPSPKSEDVRNKTESNNTEVLPTDTVQDPSTESTTLEETKNPDVTPSEKEDLLSPAKAEESKPKPTSASDERPKPSEEKSGHPMPAKGKDNLVVAEVSSGSMIRTTKYNPQKGEICVTVTLESQKSKNVESRRRRSSRERGTLGHESSAPRSNSNRSSPADSASSHSKSASSFSQKKSSGKYGSSVPERDSKDASRQREREVRSNIRKDDKRGSSSSRYTRSSRTNNRSPRSKQEEEETFPFNLDEFVTVDEIVEENVHSTRAEKEEKEQPDSSRKGKRKENEPVPTDSKKSRVTSTDSRKPSFVTLDEVGDEEENAGAQENLADQTTQSLVTLDEVHAEDGPPANAKEEQMLMTLDEISDDDDAQNASAAQQTSSAPEILSKHQLLTLDEVNEEDEEHKSPTEPSKEVETELLEGAQDAEVNKEEEKEPETKDQPEVHQEASAGGDYVEPSLLTLDEVKADEDDMSFADIEHQFLTVDEIGEEEETEEMKEEENEPEPDPESKTFSMPKAVPTPPAKRGRPRKRPLPESAENKDSSQSATPDKRKDVPAKKTPGKAKAKTPKGSEQGTADHVEDGTATDKPESAEDKPATEMPAKKTKLESSPAEKTKLAPFNSSTPVGLEFLVPKTGYFCELCSLFYMDESSKLKHCKSLRHYQAVEKHLAKLEEAPAEKSIST